The following coding sequences are from one Kallotenue papyrolyticum window:
- a CDS encoding integron integrase, protein MHPPKLLDQVRAAIRLKHYSSRTEAAYVQWIKRFVLFHNKRHPNGLGAAEVEVFLTHLAVADHISASTQNQALAALLFLYREVLHRELGAIDAVRARTDRRLPSVLTRDEVQQVIAHLTGTHALLARLLYGSGLRLLECLRLRVKDVDIERRALLVRDTKGNEDRVTVLPNALVEPITDHLRAVRCLHVADLARGYGAVYLPDALDRKYPNAARDWVWQYVFPSDRLSVDPRSGVVRRHHADESGLQKAVRAAARAAGIPKRVSPHIFRHSFATHLLENGYDIRTVQELLGHKNVKTTMIYTHVLQRRRGGLAVRSPLDG, encoded by the coding sequence ATGCATCCTCCTAAACTCCTCGACCAGGTGCGCGCCGCCATCCGCCTGAAACACTATTCCAGCCGTACCGAAGCAGCGTATGTGCAGTGGATCAAGCGCTTCGTCCTCTTCCATAACAAACGTCATCCCAATGGGTTGGGCGCTGCTGAGGTTGAGGTCTTTCTGACTCATCTGGCGGTGGCTGACCATATCTCCGCCTCCACCCAAAACCAGGCCCTGGCAGCCCTGCTGTTTCTGTACCGGGAGGTGCTGCACCGGGAACTCGGCGCGATTGACGCCGTTCGTGCCCGTACGGACCGCCGCCTGCCATCCGTCTTGACCAGGGATGAGGTGCAGCAGGTCATCGCCCACCTGACCGGCACGCATGCGTTGCTGGCCAGGCTGCTCTATGGCAGTGGTCTGCGCCTGTTGGAGTGCCTGCGCCTGCGGGTGAAAGACGTCGACATCGAACGTCGTGCGCTGCTGGTGCGTGACACCAAGGGCAATGAGGACCGTGTGACCGTGCTCCCCAATGCACTGGTGGAACCCATCACGGACCACCTGCGCGCGGTTCGATGCCTGCACGTGGCGGATCTGGCCCGCGGCTATGGCGCGGTCTATTTGCCCGATGCGCTCGACCGTAAGTACCCCAATGCCGCCCGCGACTGGGTCTGGCAGTACGTCTTCCCGTCCGACCGACTGTCGGTCGACCCGCGCTCCGGTGTTGTGCGCCGCCACCACGCCGATGAAAGCGGCCTGCAAAAAGCTGTCCGTGCGGCTGCCAGAGCCGCCGGCATCCCAAAGCGCGTCAGTCCGCACATCTTCCGCCACTCCTTCGCCACTCATCTGCTTGAAAATGGCTATGACATCCGCACCGTCCAGGAGCTGCTCGGCCACAAAAATGTCAAAACCACGATGATCTACACGCACGTCCTGCAGCGCAGGCGCGGCGGCCTGGCTGTCCGCAGCCCGCTCGATGGGTAG
- a CDS encoding alpha-mannosidase yields the protein MLLTLDKLRQYAELLQRAAWRRIVPLDATQYLPTSPTPLSRPSALRDAPWQPLRRGDRWGAPLRTVWLRQTLQIPPELAATPLWFHLRWRADATQWSADLIESQIFIDDVPFAGLDAEHRLARLPALHDGDTIFLQAHVAQPQPFGGLELVQVDAPTWELAHTLRVGIEAIEQLDANGLERSTLLLWLNQAVNLLDLRGGPAAWVNAQGFQIAGVLPEALYESVRTANAYLAQHWPGALTPGARPQIVTVGHAHIDVAWLWPLWRTRQKTAHTFSTVLRLMEQDAEFTFAASTPQLYAWIKEDYPELYAQIKARVREGRWEPIGAMWLEADCNLPAGESLVRQFMHGMRFFQEEFGIRDRVLWMPDVFGYSAALPQIMRGCGIDTFMTTKISWNQFNRMPYDTFRWRGIDGSEVLAHFVTTPDPHGRTYTYNGYLTPREIAGAWREYRQKAINHELLHLTGYGDGGGGPTLEQLESARRLKDMPGLPQVRWGRANDYFARLHERVAAHPHLPVWVGELYLEYHRGTFTSQAWIKQANRRAEQSYHAAEFLDAWATALGNYRSRREQLNAGWKLILLNQFHDILPGSSITEVYREARAQYATIERIAQEVRTAALETILGEHSGLFAVNPLGWERHEPIFVPEALIEAAEAWHGQAQAVERLDGARGLLIAGVAVPAYGVAPLPTTPDAPAHGPVGVAQASVAAEADLIITAERLENRFFRLRLDEHGEIVSLWDKRYEREVIAPGQRANALVVFEDRPLRYDAWDIDHFFEEKAYPLQTLERLTVLERGPIRVGVELTRRFQRSSMRQRILIYRDLPRIDIETEIDWHEHQLLLKAAFPLAINATHATHEIQFGAVDRPTHRNTSWDLARFETCAHRWIDLSEDGYGVALLNDARYGADVHHATIRLTLLKSAVWPDPDADQGLHRFTYALLPHGGGWQAGEVVRRAAELNAPLEVAVGARESGGERAPRSLVACDATHVVIDTIKTAEDGDGLIVRVYEAHNRRGRAQLHFAWPIAAAEACNLLEEHSGAVEVDGTVLRFAIRPFEIRTFRVRLARG from the coding sequence ATGCTGCTGACCCTCGACAAACTGCGCCAGTATGCCGAACTCCTGCAGCGCGCCGCGTGGCGTCGGATCGTGCCCCTGGACGCGACGCAGTATCTGCCGACGAGTCCGACGCCGCTGAGCCGGCCGTCGGCGCTGCGCGACGCGCCCTGGCAGCCGCTGCGCCGTGGCGATCGCTGGGGCGCGCCCCTGCGCACGGTGTGGTTGCGCCAGACACTGCAGATCCCGCCGGAGCTGGCCGCAACGCCACTCTGGTTCCACCTGCGCTGGCGCGCCGACGCCACCCAGTGGTCCGCCGACCTGATCGAGTCGCAGATCTTCATCGACGATGTACCCTTCGCCGGCCTCGACGCCGAGCACCGCCTGGCGCGGCTGCCCGCGCTGCACGACGGCGACACGATCTTCCTCCAGGCGCATGTGGCCCAGCCGCAACCCTTCGGCGGGTTGGAGCTGGTGCAGGTAGACGCGCCCACCTGGGAGCTGGCCCATACCCTGCGCGTCGGCATCGAGGCGATCGAGCAGCTTGATGCCAACGGCCTGGAGCGCAGCACGCTGTTGCTGTGGCTCAACCAGGCCGTCAATCTGCTCGATCTGCGCGGCGGTCCGGCAGCCTGGGTCAACGCGCAGGGCTTCCAGATTGCCGGCGTGCTGCCGGAGGCACTGTATGAGTCGGTGCGCACCGCCAATGCCTACCTGGCACAGCACTGGCCCGGCGCGCTCACGCCCGGTGCGCGTCCGCAGATCGTCACCGTCGGGCATGCCCATATCGATGTGGCCTGGCTCTGGCCGCTGTGGCGCACGCGGCAGAAGACGGCGCATACCTTTTCAACCGTGCTGCGCCTGATGGAACAGGATGCGGAGTTTACCTTTGCCGCTTCGACGCCGCAGCTCTACGCCTGGATCAAAGAGGATTATCCTGAGCTGTATGCGCAGATCAAGGCGCGCGTGCGCGAAGGCCGCTGGGAGCCGATCGGCGCGATGTGGCTTGAAGCCGACTGCAACCTGCCCGCGGGCGAGTCACTGGTACGCCAGTTCATGCACGGCATGCGCTTTTTCCAGGAGGAGTTCGGCATCCGCGACCGCGTGCTGTGGATGCCCGATGTCTTCGGCTACTCGGCGGCGCTGCCGCAGATCATGCGCGGCTGCGGCATCGACACGTTTATGACCACCAAAATCAGTTGGAATCAATTCAACCGCATGCCCTACGACACCTTCCGCTGGCGTGGCATCGACGGCTCGGAGGTGCTGGCGCACTTCGTGACCACCCCCGATCCCCACGGCCGGACCTACACCTACAACGGCTATCTGACGCCACGCGAGATCGCCGGCGCGTGGCGCGAATATCGCCAGAAGGCGATCAATCATGAGCTGTTGCACCTGACCGGTTACGGCGATGGCGGCGGCGGGCCGACGCTCGAACAACTTGAAAGTGCGCGCCGCCTGAAGGACATGCCCGGGCTACCGCAGGTGCGCTGGGGCCGCGCCAACGACTACTTTGCGCGCCTGCACGAGCGCGTTGCGGCGCATCCGCACCTGCCGGTGTGGGTGGGCGAGCTGTATCTGGAGTACCACCGCGGCACGTTCACCAGCCAGGCGTGGATCAAGCAGGCCAACCGCCGCGCCGAGCAGAGCTATCACGCTGCCGAGTTTCTGGACGCCTGGGCGACAGCGCTGGGCAACTACCGCTCGCGGCGCGAGCAGCTCAACGCGGGCTGGAAGCTGATCCTGCTCAACCAGTTCCACGATATTCTGCCCGGCTCGTCGATCACCGAGGTGTACCGCGAGGCGCGCGCGCAGTATGCCACCATCGAGCGCATTGCGCAGGAGGTGCGTACGGCTGCGCTCGAGACCATCCTTGGCGAACACAGCGGACTCTTCGCGGTCAACCCGCTGGGCTGGGAGCGTCACGAGCCGATCTTTGTGCCCGAGGCGCTGATCGAGGCGGCCGAGGCGTGGCATGGCCAGGCGCAGGCGGTCGAACGGCTGGACGGCGCACGTGGCCTGTTGATCGCCGGGGTCGCGGTGCCGGCCTACGGGGTGGCGCCCCTACCCACCACGCCTGATGCGCCGGCGCATGGGCCCGTCGGCGTGGCGCAGGCTAGCGTCGCAGCGGAGGCTGACTTGATCATCACCGCGGAGCGGCTCGAAAATCGCTTCTTCCGCCTCCGGCTGGATGAGCACGGCGAGATCGTCTCGCTGTGGGACAAGCGCTACGAGCGCGAGGTGATCGCCCCGGGTCAGCGCGCCAACGCGCTGGTGGTGTTCGAAGATCGTCCACTGCGCTACGATGCCTGGGACATCGACCATTTCTTCGAGGAAAAGGCCTATCCGCTCCAGACGCTCGAACGGCTGACGGTGCTCGAGCGCGGGCCGATCCGCGTTGGCGTGGAGCTGACACGCCGCTTCCAGCGCTCCAGCATGCGCCAGCGCATACTGATCTACCGCGATCTACCGCGTATCGACATCGAGACTGAGATCGACTGGCACGAGCATCAGCTTCTGCTCAAGGCCGCCTTTCCGCTGGCGATCAACGCCACGCACGCCACGCACGAGATCCAGTTCGGCGCGGTGGACCGGCCGACGCATCGCAACACCTCCTGGGATCTGGCCCGCTTCGAGACCTGCGCGCATCGCTGGATCGATCTCTCCGAAGACGGCTATGGCGTGGCGCTGCTCAACGACGCCAGGTATGGCGCGGACGTGCACCACGCCACGATCCGGCTGACGCTGCTCAAATCGGCGGTCTGGCCCGATCCTGATGCCGATCAGGGCCTGCACCGCTTCACCTACGCCCTGCTGCCGCACGGTGGCGGCTGGCAGGCCGGGGAGGTGGTGCGCCGCGCCGCGGAGCTGAATGCGCCGCTGGAGGTGGCGGTTGGGGCGCGCGAGAGCGGCGGCGAGCGCGCGCCCAGGTCGTTGGTCGCCTGTGATGCGACGCATGTGGTCATCGATACGATCAAGACGGCGGAGGACGGCGACGGCCTCATCGTGCGCGTGTACGAAGCGCACAACCGGCGCGGCAGGGCACAGCTCCACTTTGCCTGGCCGATCGCCGCAGCCGAAGCGTGCAATCTGCTAGAGGAGCACAGCGGCGCGGTGGAGGTGGACGGCACGGTGCTGCGCTTCGCCATCCGTCCGTTCGAGATTCGCACCTTTCGCGTGCGCCTGGCGCGCGGGTAA
- the yicI gene encoding alpha-xylosidase translates to MKFTDGQWLLRPGVQAAYPAEAYDLIAEPERLTVYAPTRPVRHRGDTLQGPLLTVTFFSPLADVIGVRLTHFAGEQARGPHFALNTAPAPSVRVHCDDHGAQLSSGRLSARVARGDWRVEFVADGRVITSSGWRGMGIIQTAQGEHFMHEQLALDVGECVYGLGERFTAFVKNGQSVEIWNADGGTSSEQAYKNIPFYLTNRGYGVFVNHPERVSFEVASEHVGRVQFSVAGQTLEYFVIYGPTPKEVLEKYTALTGRPALPPAWSFGLWLSTSFTTSYDEATVTSFIEGMAQRDLPLSVFHFDCFWMREFNWCDFEWDARTFPDPPGMLRRLKQRGLRICVWINPYIAQRSPLFAEALQAGYLLRRPNGDVWQWDLWQPGMAIVDFTNPEARAWFAAKLRRLLEMGVDCFKTDFGERIPTDVVYHDASDPQRMHNYYSYLYNRTVWEVLSEQRGAGEAVLFARSATVGGQRFPVHWGGDCFSNFPSMAESLRGGLSLGLSGFGFWSHDIGGFEGTPPAAVYKRWIAFGLLSSHSRLHGSGSYRVPWLFDDEAVAVLRHFTKLKLRLMPYLYAAAVEAHQRGIPMLRAMLLEFPDDPACDYLDRQYMLGPALLVAPVFSEAGEVSYYVPAGRWTHLLSGAVVDGPAWVREQHPMLSLPLLVRPNSVLAVGAIDTRPDYDYTADVTLQLYQIADGARITVTIPDLRGEVAATFTVSRVGATINVERDGPAQPWRVLLVGVSSLAAAMGGTWQPDAQGVLVRVASATDRLQLRLDAHGPPTTWR, encoded by the coding sequence ATGAAGTTCACCGATGGTCAGTGGCTGCTGCGTCCGGGCGTGCAGGCAGCCTATCCCGCTGAAGCCTACGACCTGATCGCTGAGCCGGAGCGTCTGACGGTGTACGCGCCGACGCGGCCGGTGCGTCACCGCGGCGATACGCTGCAGGGGCCGCTGCTGACGGTAACCTTCTTCTCGCCGCTGGCCGATGTGATCGGCGTGCGCCTGACGCACTTCGCCGGCGAGCAGGCGCGCGGCCCACACTTCGCGCTGAACACGGCGCCTGCGCCGTCCGTACGCGTGCACTGCGACGACCATGGCGCGCAGCTCAGTAGCGGACGGCTCAGCGCGCGCGTGGCGCGTGGCGATTGGCGTGTCGAGTTTGTGGCCGATGGACGCGTGATCACCAGTAGCGGCTGGCGCGGCATGGGCATCATCCAGACTGCGCAGGGCGAACACTTCATGCACGAGCAGCTCGCCCTGGACGTGGGTGAATGCGTCTATGGCCTGGGCGAGCGCTTCACCGCGTTTGTCAAAAACGGCCAGAGCGTGGAGATCTGGAATGCGGATGGCGGCACCAGCAGCGAACAGGCCTACAAAAACATCCCCTTCTACTTGACCAACCGCGGCTACGGCGTCTTCGTCAACCATCCCGAACGCGTCTCGTTCGAGGTCGCCTCGGAGCACGTGGGACGGGTGCAGTTCAGCGTCGCCGGCCAGACGCTGGAATACTTCGTGATCTACGGTCCGACGCCCAAGGAGGTGCTGGAGAAGTACACGGCGCTGACGGGCCGCCCCGCGCTGCCGCCGGCCTGGTCGTTCGGCCTGTGGCTCTCCACCTCGTTTACCACCTCGTATGATGAGGCGACGGTCACCAGCTTTATCGAGGGCATGGCGCAGCGCGATCTGCCGCTCAGCGTCTTCCACTTCGATTGTTTCTGGATGCGCGAGTTCAACTGGTGCGATTTCGAATGGGATGCACGCACCTTTCCCGATCCGCCGGGGATGCTCCGCCGCCTCAAGCAGCGCGGCCTGCGGATCTGCGTCTGGATCAATCCCTACATTGCTCAGCGCTCGCCGCTGTTTGCCGAAGCGCTGCAGGCGGGCTACCTGCTGCGGCGGCCCAACGGCGATGTTTGGCAGTGGGATCTGTGGCAGCCGGGCATGGCGATCGTGGACTTCACCAATCCCGAGGCGCGCGCCTGGTTTGCCGCCAAGCTGCGCCGGTTGCTGGAGATGGGCGTTGATTGCTTCAAAACCGACTTCGGCGAGCGCATCCCTACCGATGTGGTCTACCACGACGCTTCCGACCCGCAGCGCATGCACAACTACTACAGCTATCTCTACAACCGCACCGTTTGGGAGGTACTCAGCGAGCAGCGCGGCGCGGGCGAGGCCGTGCTCTTCGCCCGTTCGGCGACGGTAGGCGGGCAGCGCTTCCCGGTGCACTGGGGCGGCGACTGCTTCTCGAATTTTCCCTCGATGGCCGAAAGCCTGCGCGGCGGCCTGTCGCTGGGCTTGTCCGGCTTCGGCTTCTGGAGCCACGACATCGGTGGCTTCGAGGGCACGCCGCCCGCCGCGGTCTATAAGCGCTGGATCGCCTTCGGATTGTTGTCATCGCATAGCCGGCTGCACGGCAGCGGCTCGTATCGCGTGCCCTGGCTCTTCGATGACGAGGCGGTCGCGGTGTTGCGCCACTTCACCAAGCTCAAGCTGCGCCTGATGCCCTATCTCTACGCCGCGGCGGTGGAGGCGCATCAGCGTGGCATTCCCATGCTGCGCGCTATGCTGTTGGAGTTTCCCGACGATCCCGCCTGCGATTACCTCGACCGTCAGTACATGCTCGGCCCGGCGCTGCTGGTCGCGCCGGTGTTTTCGGAAGCGGGCGAGGTGAGCTACTACGTGCCCGCCGGACGCTGGACCCATCTGCTCAGCGGCGCGGTGGTGGATGGTCCCGCCTGGGTGCGCGAACAGCATCCCATGCTCAGCCTGCCGCTGCTGGTACGGCCCAACAGCGTGCTGGCCGTGGGCGCGATCGACACGCGGCCCGACTACGACTACACCGCCGATGTGACGTTGCAGCTCTACCAGATCGCCGACGGCGCGCGGATCACCGTCACGATCCCCGACCTGCGCGGCGAGGTGGCGGCGACCTTCACCGTCAGCCGCGTGGGCGCGACGATCAACGTGGAGCGCGACGGCCCGGCGCAGCCGTGGCGCGTCTTGCTGGTGGGTGTATCATCATTGGCAGCAGCGATGGGCGGCACATGGCAGCCAGATGCGCAGGGCGTGCTGGTGCGCGTTGCGTCCGCAACCGATCGGCTGCAGCTTCGGCTCGATGCGCACGGGCCACCTACCACCTGGCGTTGA
- the xylA gene encoding xylose isomerase, which translates to MSDPFTPQRSDKFTFGLWTVGNVGRDPFGEPVRPPLDPVTAVHKLAELGAYGVNFHDNDLVPFDATPEERDRIVRRFRQALEETGLVVPMATTNLFSHPIFRDGAFTASDAAVRAFALQKTMQAIDLGVELGAQTYVFWGGREGSEVEGYRDPREAIKWFREAINYLCRYVRDQGYNLRFALEPKPNEPRGDIYFPTVGHMLHFISTLDYPEMVGLNPEFAHETMAGLNFVHAVAQALEAGKLFHIDLNDQIMGRYDQDFRFGAENPKRAFWLVWLLETAGYDGPRHFDAHAYRTEDEAGVWAFARGCMRTYLILKDKVRRFQEDREIQALLAELRAADTAYDGPQAGDGYSAEHAAQLKARQFDVAALARRGRRAEELDQLVIELLLGVR; encoded by the coding sequence ATGTCCGATCCCTTTACGCCCCAACGCAGCGACAAGTTCACCTTCGGCCTGTGGACCGTCGGCAACGTCGGTCGCGACCCCTTTGGCGAGCCGGTACGTCCGCCGCTCGATCCGGTGACGGCGGTGCACAAGCTTGCCGAGCTGGGCGCCTACGGCGTCAACTTCCACGACAACGATCTGGTGCCCTTCGACGCCACGCCCGAAGAGCGGGACCGCATTGTGCGCCGCTTCCGCCAGGCGCTGGAGGAGACCGGCCTGGTGGTGCCGATGGCCACGACCAATCTGTTTTCGCACCCCATCTTCCGCGACGGTGCTTTCACCGCGTCGGATGCCGCCGTGCGCGCCTTTGCCCTGCAAAAAACCATGCAGGCGATCGACCTGGGTGTGGAGCTCGGCGCGCAGACCTACGTCTTCTGGGGTGGGCGCGAAGGCAGCGAGGTCGAGGGCTATCGCGATCCGCGCGAGGCGATCAAGTGGTTCCGCGAGGCGATCAACTACCTGTGCCGCTACGTGCGCGACCAGGGCTACAACCTGCGCTTCGCGCTGGAGCCCAAGCCCAACGAGCCGCGCGGCGACATCTACTTCCCGACGGTGGGGCACATGCTCCACTTCATCAGCACGCTGGACTATCCGGAGATGGTCGGTCTCAACCCGGAGTTCGCGCACGAGACCATGGCCGGCCTGAACTTTGTGCATGCCGTCGCGCAGGCCCTGGAAGCCGGTAAGCTCTTCCATATCGATCTGAACGATCAGATCATGGGCCGCTACGACCAGGACTTCCGCTTCGGCGCCGAAAATCCCAAGCGCGCCTTCTGGCTGGTCTGGCTGCTGGAAACGGCGGGCTACGACGGGCCGCGCCACTTCGACGCGCACGCCTACCGCACCGAGGACGAGGCGGGCGTGTGGGCCTTTGCCCGCGGCTGCATGCGCACCTACCTGATCCTCAAGGACAAGGTGCGCCGCTTCCAGGAGGATCGCGAGATCCAGGCGCTACTGGCCGAGCTGCGCGCCGCCGACACGGCCTACGACGGGCCGCAGGCCGGCGATGGCTACTCGGCGGAGCATGCTGCCCAGCTCAAGGCGCGTCAGTTCGACGTCGCTGCCCTGGCGCGTCGCGGGCGCCGCGCCGAAGAGTTGGACCAACTGGTGATCGAGCTGTTGCTCGGCGTGCGCTAA
- the xylB gene encoding xylulokinase: MPYLLGLDVGTSGAKAVLIAEDGRVVATATEEYPLHTPQPLWSEQDPADWWRGSRAALRRVVQESGLPAAEIVGLGLTGQMHGAVFLDAQDRVIRPALLWNDQRTGPQCDEITRRVGAKRLIAIAGNPALTGFQAPKVLWLRQHEPEHYARVRRLLLPKDYIRLLLTGEAATDASDAAGTLLLDLERRDWSDELLAALEIPRAWLPRVYEGPQVTGRLRAEVAAELGLPSDLPVIAGGGDNAAAAVGTGIIRDGVISSSIGTSGVLFAHSDAIRRDPEGRLHTFCHAVPGAYHLMAVTLSAGGALQWLRNSLRALAPELSYDDLVRQAAAVPPGAEGLLFLPYLSGERTPHRDPLARGAFVGLTLRHGVGHLARAVMEGVVFSLLDGLTIMRELGLDIDEVRAIGGGARNALWRQMQADMFGQPLHRMRAEEGPAFGAALLAGVGAGVYPDVGAAVQAAVATTDTVHPDPTGAAAYARQYAIYRELYPALRPAFHHLAQLGA; encoded by the coding sequence ATGCCCTACCTGCTCGGTCTGGATGTCGGCACCAGCGGTGCCAAGGCGGTATTGATCGCCGAGGATGGCCGTGTGGTGGCGACCGCAACCGAAGAGTATCCGCTCCATACGCCGCAGCCGCTGTGGAGCGAGCAGGATCCGGCGGACTGGTGGCGCGGCAGCCGCGCGGCGCTGCGGCGCGTGGTCCAGGAGAGCGGCCTCCCGGCAGCGGAGATCGTCGGGCTGGGCCTGACCGGCCAGATGCACGGCGCGGTCTTTCTCGACGCCCAGGATCGCGTGATCCGTCCGGCGCTGCTGTGGAACGACCAGCGCACCGGGCCGCAGTGCGACGAGATCACACGGCGCGTCGGCGCCAAGCGGCTGATCGCCATTGCCGGCAATCCGGCGCTAACCGGCTTTCAGGCGCCCAAGGTGCTCTGGCTGCGTCAGCACGAACCGGAACACTATGCCCGCGTGCGGCGGCTGCTGCTGCCCAAGGACTACATCCGGCTCTTGCTGACCGGCGAAGCGGCGACGGATGCCTCGGACGCGGCGGGCACGTTGCTGCTCGACCTGGAACGGCGCGACTGGTCGGATGAGCTGCTGGCCGCGCTGGAGATCCCGCGCGCTTGGCTGCCGCGCGTGTACGAAGGGCCGCAGGTCACCGGACGGCTGCGCGCCGAGGTTGCGGCGGAACTGGGCCTGCCGTCGGACCTGCCGGTGATCGCCGGTGGCGGCGACAACGCGGCGGCAGCGGTCGGCACCGGCATCATCCGCGACGGCGTGATCAGCTCCTCGATCGGTACCAGCGGCGTGCTGTTCGCGCACAGCGATGCGATCCGTCGTGATCCGGAAGGTCGGCTGCACACCTTCTGCCACGCCGTGCCGGGCGCCTACCACCTGATGGCGGTGACGCTCAGCGCCGGCGGCGCCTTGCAGTGGTTGCGCAACAGCCTACGCGCGCTGGCACCCGAGCTAAGCTACGACGATCTGGTGCGCCAGGCCGCGGCGGTGCCACCTGGCGCCGAAGGGCTGCTGTTCCTGCCCTACCTGTCGGGCGAGCGCACGCCCCACCGCGATCCGCTGGCGCGCGGCGCGTTCGTGGGGTTGACGCTGCGCCATGGCGTGGGCCACCTGGCGCGCGCGGTGATGGAGGGCGTCGTCTTCAGCCTGTTGGACGGCCTGACGATCATGCGCGAGCTGGGCCTGGATATCGACGAAGTGCGCGCGATCGGCGGCGGGGCGCGCAACGCGCTGTGGCGGCAGATGCAGGCCGATATGTTCGGCCAGCCGCTCCATCGCATGCGCGCTGAGGAGGGGCCCGCCTTTGGCGCGGCGCTGCTGGCCGGCGTCGGGGCGGGGGTGTATCCTGATGTCGGAGCCGCGGTGCAGGCGGCTGTCGCCACCACCGACACGGTGCATCCAGACCCGACCGGCGCCGCAGCCTACGCCCGGCAGTACGCGATCTACCGCGAGCTGTACCCAGCCCTGCGGCCGGCCTTTCATCACCTGGCGCAGCTCGGCGCCTGA
- a CDS encoding acyl-CoA synthetase, with amino-acid sequence MPPRNMQDYEATYRSFRWERPEFFNFSRDVIERWAAERPEAPAMLWSDETGAERQITWRELQRETQRAAATLTRLGLRQGDRVLIVLPRIPEWWFIVLGCIRAGIVFMPGTPLLTTRDLRYRLEISGAKAVITDAQQTPKFSELQGSTTVAHWLVVGEADAPWQRYQTLAAAVEADADAAVRTRADDPMLIYFTSGTTGLPKMVGHTQASYGLGHQITGKYWLDLTPDDRHLTLSDTGWAKAAWGKLFGPWSQGACNVVYDYRGRFDPVALLRVLERYRVTTFCAPPTAFRAMILHDLRAFDLSSLRHVVSAGEPLNPEVIEVWRSATGLDIREGYGQTETVLIVGAFACLPLKPGAMGKPAPGFDVRVIDEQGQELPPGQEGDIAVRIRPERPVGLFERYLNDEAANAQAFRGDWYVTGDRAVRDEDGYLWFVGRADDVIKTSGYRVGPFEVESALLEHPAVAESAVVGVPDERIGQRIKAFVVLKPGYEASAALAQELQEHVKRITAPYKYPREIEFVTELPKTVSGKIRRAELRRMTRA; translated from the coding sequence ATGCCACCGCGCAACATGCAGGACTACGAAGCCACCTATCGCTCGTTCCGCTGGGAACGCCCCGAGTTCTTCAACTTCAGCCGCGATGTGATCGAGCGCTGGGCAGCCGAGCGGCCCGAGGCGCCGGCCATGCTCTGGTCGGATGAAACGGGCGCGGAACGCCAGATCACCTGGCGCGAGCTGCAGCGTGAAACGCAGCGCGCCGCGGCGACCCTCACGCGCCTGGGCCTGCGCCAGGGCGATCGCGTCCTGATCGTGCTGCCGCGCATTCCGGAGTGGTGGTTTATCGTGCTGGGCTGCATCCGCGCCGGGATCGTCTTCATGCCGGGCACACCGCTGCTCACCACGCGTGATCTGCGCTATCGCCTGGAAATTTCGGGGGCCAAGGCCGTGATCACCGACGCGCAGCAGACTCCCAAGTTCAGCGAGCTGCAGGGCAGCACCACGGTGGCGCATTGGCTGGTAGTCGGCGAGGCCGACGCGCCCTGGCAACGCTACCAGACGCTGGCCGCGGCGGTGGAGGCTGACGCCGACGCAGCGGTGCGCACCCGCGCCGATGATCCGATGCTGATCTACTTCACCTCCGGCACGACCGGTCTGCCCAAGATGGTCGGTCACACGCAGGCCAGCTACGGCCTCGGCCACCAGATCACCGGCAAATACTGGCTGGACCTGACGCCCGACGACCGGCACCTGACGCTGTCGGATACGGGCTGGGCCAAAGCCGCCTGGGGCAAGCTCTTCGGACCGTGGAGCCAGGGCGCCTGTAATGTGGTGTACGACTATCGCGGACGCTTCGATCCTGTGGCGCTGCTGCGCGTTCTGGAGCGCTACCGCGTCACCACCTTTTGCGCGCCGCCGACCGCCTTCCGCGCCATGATCCTGCACGATCTGCGCGCCTTCGATCTGTCGAGCCTGCGCCACGTGGTCAGCGCGGGCGAGCCGCTCAACCCGGAGGTGATCGAGGTCTGGCGCTCTGCAACCGGCCTGGATATTCGCGAGGGCTATGGCCAGACCGAGACGGTGCTGATCGTCGGTGCCTTTGCCTGTCTGCCGCTCAAGCCCGGTGCGATGGGCAAGCCCGCGCCAGGGTTCGATGTGCGCGTTATCGATGAACAGGGGCAGGAACTGCCGCCCGGCCAGGAGGGCGATATCGCCGTGCGCATTCGGCCAGAGCGACCGGTGGGTCTCTTCGAGCGCTACCTGAACGACGAGGCCGCCAACGCCCAGGCCTTTCGCGGCGACTGGTACGTCACCGGCGATCGCGCCGTGCGCGATGAGGACGGCTACCTGTGGTTTGTCGGACGCGCCGATGATGTGATCAAGACCTCGGGCTACCGCGTCGGCCCGTTCGAGGTCGAGTCGGCGCTGCTGGAGCATCCCGCCGTGGCCGAGTCGGCGGTGGTGGGCGTGCCCGACGAACGCATTGGTCAGCGCATCAAAGCCTTTGTGGTGCTCAAACCCGGCTATGAGGCTTCGGCGGCGTTGGCCCAGGAGCTGCAGGAGCATGTCAAGCGCATCACCGCGCCCTACAAATATCCGCGCGAGATCGAATTCGTCACCGAGCTGCCCAAAACCGTGAGCGGCAAGATCCGGCGCGCCGAGCTGCGGCGCATGACCCGCGCATGA